The proteins below are encoded in one region of Stieleria sp. JC731:
- a CDS encoding sulfatase has product MFGRTPSVIVFIAVLLAVIGKPCSFTVADDSHPNVLLIITDEHNFRTLGCYRKLLPPVQAEMWGKNAIVETLNLDRLADEGLIGTRAYATAPVCTPSRAAMITGRYPHNTGAPQNNMILDRSIPTLADRLNEAGYRTSFIGKWHLGGAGKPEWAPKIDGGFDNKDFMFNRGHWKKFEILDGKPRVAARKNGQPNYNVDGADEQSFATDWLTDRALDFISQPSESPFFAVISYPDPHGPNTVREPYDHRFDDLPFMPPRTYETGIEPPGWLGGGSKHPLFKGPDMSRYFGMVQCIDDNFGRLLAKLDQLDQLDNTLIVMTSDHGDLCYEHDRQNKGNPYEGSARVPLLMRLPAKIKAGTVYRHPVGTVDITPTVMGLLELPSESGDEGRDLSSGFTDPKRAAGETITFLRNAGTKAAWVAAVDDRYKLILSISDRPWLFDNEQDPDELLNYYRRPGTEGVAERLAKELVKYGERTDDPYLNDPKIQQALNQILGPASTSTTSSTE; this is encoded by the coding sequence ATGTTTGGTCGAACTCCATCTGTGATCGTCTTCATTGCGGTCTTGCTTGCGGTTATCGGAAAACCTTGCTCGTTCACCGTGGCTGATGACTCGCATCCAAATGTGCTGTTGATCATTACCGATGAGCATAATTTCCGAACGCTCGGCTGCTATCGCAAATTACTGCCTCCAGTGCAGGCCGAAATGTGGGGTAAAAATGCAATCGTTGAAACGCTGAATCTCGATCGCCTTGCCGATGAAGGATTAATTGGGACCCGGGCCTATGCTACAGCGCCAGTCTGCACGCCATCGCGTGCCGCGATGATCACCGGTCGCTACCCACACAATACCGGTGCGCCGCAGAACAACATGATTCTTGACCGCAGTATCCCGACGCTTGCGGATCGGTTGAACGAAGCTGGATACCGAACTTCGTTTATCGGCAAATGGCATTTGGGCGGTGCGGGGAAACCAGAGTGGGCTCCGAAAATAGACGGAGGCTTTGACAACAAGGACTTCATGTTCAATCGCGGCCATTGGAAGAAGTTCGAGATACTCGATGGCAAGCCACGTGTCGCTGCCCGTAAAAATGGACAACCGAACTACAACGTGGATGGTGCTGACGAACAATCCTTTGCGACCGACTGGTTAACCGATCGAGCACTCGACTTTATCAGTCAGCCATCGGAATCGCCGTTTTTCGCGGTGATCAGCTATCCTGATCCACACGGACCCAATACCGTTCGCGAACCCTACGATCATCGATTTGATGACCTACCATTCATGCCGCCACGGACCTATGAAACTGGAATCGAGCCGCCCGGTTGGCTGGGTGGTGGCTCAAAACATCCGCTGTTCAAGGGACCTGACATGTCTCGGTACTTTGGCATGGTGCAATGTATCGATGACAACTTTGGTCGCCTTTTGGCTAAGCTCGATCAACTGGACCAGCTCGATAACACCTTGATTGTGATGACAAGTGATCACGGAGACTTATGTTACGAGCACGATCGGCAGAACAAAGGCAACCCATACGAAGGTTCAGCGCGTGTTCCGTTGCTGATGAGGCTACCGGCAAAGATCAAAGCCGGGACCGTGTATCGCCATCCGGTTGGAACAGTCGATATCACACCCACTGTCATGGGACTGCTAGAACTGCCCAGTGAAAGTGGCGACGAAGGTCGTGATCTTTCGTCGGGCTTTACCGATCCCAAACGCGCGGCAGGTGAGACAATCACATTCCTTCGAAATGCGGGAACGAAGGCCGCTTGGGTTGCGGCTGTTGATGATCGCTACAAACTGATACTGTCAATCAGTGACCGACCATGGCTGTTTGATAATGAACAGGACCCAGATGAGCTGCTCAACTACTACCGTCGCCCCGGAACTGAAGGCGTGGCCGAACGTTTGGCAAAAGAACTCGTCAAATATGGCGAACGGACCGACGATCCATATCTGAACGATCCTAAAATTCAGCAGGCCTTGAATCAAATCTTGGGGCCAGCGTCAACAAGCACAACGAGTTCTACAGAGTGA